The following are encoded together in the Malaya genurostris strain Urasoe2022 chromosome 3, Malgen_1.1, whole genome shotgun sequence genome:
- the LOC131436855 gene encoding U6 snRNA-associated Sm-like protein LSm5 gives MAQSTVSNQSTLLPLELVDKCIGSRIHIIMKNDKEIVGTLLGFDDFVNMLLEDVTEYENTPEGRRITKLDQILLNGNNITMLVPGGELTEVA, from the exons ATGGCACAGTCCACGGTATCCAATCAGTCAACTTTACTTCCCCTTG AATTGGTGGACAAGTGCATCGGATCGAGGATacatattataatgaaaaatgataaggaAATAGTCGGAACATTGCTGGGATTTGATGATTTCGTAAATATGCTTCTTGAAGACGTAACGGAATACGAAAATACACCAGAAGGGAGGCGGATTACCAAATTGGATCAGATTCTGCTGAATGGCAACAACATAACCATG TTGGTGCCTGGTGGCGAATTGACGGAAGTGGCatga
- the LOC131435545 gene encoding uncharacterized protein LOC131435545 — MNADRSKRQYRSGNNLFSDDELELSSSQILEKVKSDRIPATKPDEDRRRRTIIVEKKNGSYGFTLQSYGIHYKKEQEVEMITYVDYVEYDGPAYRAGMREGDVILSINGYDMEKAEHKTLVNFIKNCDNRMRMVVLFEDCCRKVELHLKYIRLQELLKSKMNDLERICLRERELLEGKWKTHSLPARKKTTVASDDIDPGSTTDVESASGSSFCRPAASTEDVKKLLRQKTYIVPPPAQFMLAYHCLDSNYRYVIHPSNSTGASGTADYSSGTASFNTSCAQSTAKLCKDHQHVIRGSSLDNSSLGGLKPGSGSATSKQSKSTSPTKSLHNYDTKTTKSSSRRHLHGHSCNPCMGHFLRSGDKGNKTSDKDNTSLDAYDLASPCCDPQCVPSRRKSKHHKDHHHKHKHREKEAKDCGKDRIPRPKSQPHISPQSQPNYLYRHSKDKHEHHHTKAYDLNASLTSHCSLHSCTSSEFNPAAENSPASYSTSISTDTLYWEPHSEATSASVGSSHKKPPTSNSVGPNRPHTHQHHYYVQKYVNPHTGQIQPITMYAGPPVHKPKSWDNLAMKGIGGYGYGYGYLEMGKASVPAQTRTQTTITIQHRNSIPKKNGYERYSAFVDVENYAPPPTQFLQETTTTTTTITTKSTENLLGSYNVSDSSLTCECLEGPSTAASTGAGSGASTMEILHDKSGYYSSLGGSGTGGKKQMANLTEIARL; from the exons ATGAATGCAGACCGAAGCAAACGACAATATCGTTCCGGAAACAACCTGTTCAGCGATGATGAGCTGGAATTATCATCG TCTCAGATACTGGAGAAAGTCAAATCGGACCGCATTCCGGCAACCAAACCGGACGAGGATCGTCGCCGGCGAACGATCATCGTTGAAAAAAAGAACGGCTCCTATGGGTTTACTTTGCAGAGCTACGGAATCCACTACAAAAAGGAACAGGAAGTTGAAATGATCACCTACGTGGACTATGTGGAGTACGATGGGCCAGCATATCGGGCCGGAATGCGTGAAGGAGATGTGATTCTGTCCATCAATGGCTACGATATGGAAAAGGCCGAACACAAAACGCTAGTCAACTTCATTAAAAACTGTGATAACCGGATGCGAATGGTGGTCTTGTTCGAGGATTGCTGCAGAAAG GTTGAACTACATCTTAAATATATTCGGCTGCAAGAGCTGTtgaaaagtaaaatgaatgatcTCGAACGAATTTGTCTACGTGAGCGTGAGTTGTTGGAAGGAAAATGGAAAACGCATAGCTTACCGGCTCGAAAGAAAACCACTGTCGCTAGTGACGATATAGACCCAGGCTCCACAACTGATGTCGAATCGGCCTCTGGTTCATCTTTTTGTCGTCCAGCTGCTTCGACGGAGGACGTTAAAAAACTACTTCGCCAAAAAACGTACATTGTTCCACCACCCGCCCAATTTATGTTGGCCTACCAT TGCCTAGACAGCAACTATCGATACGTGATTCATCCCTCAAACTCAACTGGTGCTAGCGGCACTGCCGACTACTCATCTGGTACTGCCTCTTTTAATACTAGTTGTGCTCAATCGACAGCCAAATTATGCAAGGACCATCAGCATGTTATCCGGGGTTCTTCCCTTGACAATAGTAGTTTAGGTGGTTTAAAACCCGGCAGCGGATCAGCGACCAGTAAACAGTCAAAGTCTACATCGCCAACGAAGAGTCTTCACAATTATGATACCAAAACAACGAAATCCTCATCGCGTCGCCACCTGCATGGACATTCGTGCAATCCGTGTATGGGTCATTTCTTAAGAAGCGGAGATAAAGGCAACAAAACATCCGACAAGGACAATACAAGCTTAGACGCGTACGATCTCGCTAGCCCGTGCTGTGATCCTCAGTGTGTTCCCTCACGGCGTAAATCCAAGCACCACAAAGACCATCATCACAAGCATAAGCATCGCGAGAAAGAGGCGAAGGATTGCGGTAAAGATCGCATCCCTCGTCCCAAGTCTCAGCCACATATCTCACCACAGTCGCAACCCAATTATCTGTATCGCCATAGCAAAGATAAGCAC GAGCATCACCACACCAAAGCGTATGATCTAAATGCTAGTCTAACCAGTCATTGTAGTCTTCATTCATGCACATCCAGCGAATTCAATCCAGCGGCTGAAAACTCGCCAGCTTCTTACAGTACTTCTATCAGCACCGATACCCTTTATTGGGAACCGCACAGCGAAGCAACGTCTGCTTCGGTCGGTTCGTCCCACAAAAAGCCTCCGACGAGCAATTCCGTAGGTCCAAACCGACCGCACACACATCAACACCATTATTACGTTCAGAAATACGTCAACCCACACACCGGACAGATACAGCCAATAACTATGTACGCCGGTCCACCTGTTCACAAGCCTAAATCGTGGGACAACCTTGCAATGAAAGGAATCGGTGGGTATGGATACGGTTACGGTTATCTAGAAATGGGAAAAGCCAGTGTCCCGGCACAGACTCGTACCCAAACGACAATCACTATTCAACATCGGAATTCAATTCCGAAGAAGAATGGTTATGAGCGTTATTCAGCCTTTGTGGACGTAGAAAACTACGCTCCTCCACCGACTCAGTTCCTACAGGAAACGACTACAACGACAACTACCATTACTACTAAATCAACAGAGAATCTGCTAGGATCATATAACGTATCGGATTCAAGTTTAACTTGTGAATGTTTGGAGGGGCCATCAACAGCAGCTAGTACTGGGGCTGGTAGCGGTGCAAGTACAATGGAAATTCTTCACGACAAATCAGGATACTATTCGAGTTTAGGTGGAAGCGGTACCGGTGGTAAAAAGCAAATGGCTAATTTAACTGAAATCGCACGATTGTAA